Proteins from a genomic interval of Sphingobacterium sp. SYP-B4668:
- a CDS encoding TetR family transcriptional regulator, with product MDINDKQLEILNVAENLFSIKGFDGTSVRDIASEANVNVAMINYYFGSKEGLLDTLINVRVENFKMNAAVLIGIASPLEKLEKMIELYVKSMNSNRGLYQVIAVESTIKRKLLLSESFKELKYHNLKVIEDIVQEGVNQGIFQGGNSCIHIHATLMGTFMNFQMNSLFLKTMLGLTSDEEYSNYIENEVVCYLQKNIRALLTYTSDPNSV from the coding sequence ATGGATATTAATGACAAGCAACTGGAAATACTGAATGTCGCCGAGAATCTATTTTCTATAAAGGGGTTTGATGGTACTTCAGTACGAGATATTGCCAGTGAGGCCAACGTAAATGTTGCGATGATTAATTACTACTTTGGTTCGAAGGAAGGATTGTTAGATACCTTGATTAATGTCAGGGTTGAAAATTTTAAAATGAATGCAGCCGTCCTTATTGGGATAGCATCTCCGCTGGAAAAGCTGGAGAAGATGATTGAGCTATACGTTAAATCCATGAATTCAAACCGGGGGTTATACCAGGTAATCGCTGTTGAATCAACTATTAAGCGAAAATTGCTTCTTTCCGAATCATTCAAGGAACTCAAATATCATAATCTTAAGGTCATTGAAGATATTGTCCAAGAGGGAGTGAACCAAGGAATATTTCAAGGTGGAAATAGTTGTATTCACATCCATGCGACACTAATGGGGACTTTTATGAATTTTCAAATGAACAGTTTATTTCTTAAAACAATGTTGGGATTGACTTCCGATGAAGAGTATTCCAATTACATCGAAAACGAGGTAGTTTGTTATTTACAAAAAAATATTAGAGCATTGCTCACCTATACATCTGACCCAAACAGTGTATAA
- the holA gene encoding DNA polymerase III subunit delta yields the protein MNVNPILSDIRNKKLKPIYLLHGEEPYFIDLISDAIENNVLDDAQKGFDQTILYGKDADIVTMVNAAKRYPMLSDYQVIIVKEAQDLKWKQGEELLQQYVEHVTPSTILVLNYKYGKFDKRKKLYKLIEKVGEVVESSKLYEDKIGAWINGYVKDKGWNIHPQAAAMMAEYLGTDLSKISNELDKLMLNVPKTQEIGAMDIERNIGISKDFNVFELNTALAKRNALKAYQIVDYFAANPKNNPLVVVLGAMGGYFTKILKYHYLTDKSSAAKELGIHPFFLKEYELAARNYNRRKTFDIINCLKNADLCSKGMNVGSNTSTEDVLREMVFKILN from the coding sequence ATGAATGTAAATCCTATTCTTTCAGACATCAGGAATAAAAAGCTCAAACCTATCTACTTGCTACATGGGGAAGAGCCCTATTTTATTGATTTGATCAGCGATGCTATCGAGAATAATGTACTAGATGACGCCCAAAAGGGGTTTGATCAGACGATTCTTTATGGGAAAGATGCTGATATCGTCACTATGGTAAATGCTGCCAAACGCTATCCTATGTTAAGCGATTATCAAGTGATTATTGTCAAGGAAGCGCAAGATCTAAAATGGAAACAAGGAGAGGAGCTCTTGCAACAATATGTGGAGCACGTAACACCTAGTACTATACTCGTATTGAACTATAAGTATGGTAAGTTTGATAAACGAAAAAAATTATACAAGCTTATTGAAAAGGTTGGCGAGGTTGTTGAATCCAGTAAATTGTACGAGGATAAGATAGGAGCGTGGATTAATGGGTATGTTAAGGATAAGGGGTGGAATATACATCCTCAGGCTGCAGCAATGATGGCAGAATATTTGGGGACAGATTTATCCAAAATATCCAATGAGTTAGATAAATTGATGCTCAATGTGCCCAAAACGCAGGAAATCGGCGCTATGGATATAGAGCGAAATATCGGAATATCCAAAGATTTTAATGTATTCGAATTGAATACGGCACTTGCTAAGCGGAATGCACTAAAAGCTTATCAAATTGTTGATTATTTTGCTGCCAATCCTAAAAATAATCCGCTCGTGGTGGTATTAGGTGCTATGGGAGGGTATTTTACAAAGATATTGAAATATCATTACCTCACAGACAAGTCTTCTGCAGCGAAGGAACTAGGCATTCATCCGTTTTTTTTGAAGGAGTACGAATTGGCCGCGCGAAACTATAATCGCAGAAAAACATTTGACATTATCAATTGTCTCAAGAATGCTGATTTATGCTCGAAAGGTATGAACGTTGGTAGCAATACGTCGACAGAGGACGTATTGAGAGAGATGGTTTTCAAAATTTTAAATTAA
- a CDS encoding type I restriction enzyme HsdR N-terminal domain-containing protein, which yields MFTPIQLNLPPYPAKLTKENETVFIFDELRKKRLVLTPEEWVRQHWIHYLHQQKKYPKSLMKTEGSLKLNTLQKRSDLLIYNSLGKKIILAEFKAPNVKITQAVFEQIANYNTIHQIPLLLVSNGLEHFYCKISFDSHSYEFLKELPDYDVS from the coding sequence ATGTTTACGCCTATCCAGTTAAACTTGCCCCCATATCCCGCGAAATTGACCAAGGAAAATGAGACTGTCTTTATTTTCGATGAATTGCGCAAGAAAAGATTGGTATTGACTCCTGAGGAGTGGGTGAGACAACATTGGATACATTATCTACACCAACAAAAGAAGTACCCCAAGTCGTTAATGAAAACTGAGGGAAGTCTCAAGCTGAATACCCTACAAAAAAGAAGCGACCTTCTCATATACAACAGTTTGGGCAAAAAGATAATACTAGCAGAATTCAAGGCGCCCAACGTAAAAATTACACAAGCCGTATTTGAGCAAATCGCCAACTACAATACCATCCATCAAATTCCGTTATTATTGGTAAGCAATGGTTTAGAACATTTTTATTGTAAAATCTCATTTGATTCACATTCTTATGAGTTTTTAAAGGAATTGCCAGACTATGACGTCTCCTGA
- the clpP gene encoding ATP-dependent Clp endopeptidase proteolytic subunit ClpP: MNIDKNEFRKYAIKHHRIGSQHVDSFISRVQQNMPTNLTPYIVEERQLNVAQMDVFSRLMMDRIIFLGDAVTDQVANIIQAQLLFLQSTDAQRDIQIYINSPGGSVYAGLGIYDTMQYIAPDVATICTGIAASMGAVLLVAGAKGKRAALKHSRVMIHQPSGGAQGVAADMEINLREMLKLKEELYTIIAEHSGQSYEWVEKSSDRDYWMRAAEAKEFGMVDEVLSSKKEIK; encoded by the coding sequence ATGAACATAGATAAAAACGAATTCAGAAAATACGCGATTAAGCATCATAGAATTGGAAGTCAACATGTCGATAGTTTTATTTCACGTGTTCAACAAAATATGCCGACCAATTTAACGCCCTACATTGTTGAGGAGCGTCAATTGAACGTCGCCCAGATGGATGTATTCTCGAGACTGATGATGGACCGCATTATCTTCTTGGGGGATGCTGTCACCGATCAAGTCGCAAATATTATTCAGGCTCAGCTTCTATTTCTACAGTCGACAGATGCCCAACGTGATATCCAGATCTATATCAACTCACCTGGAGGAAGCGTATATGCAGGTCTAGGTATATATGACACCATGCAATATATCGCTCCTGATGTAGCGACTATTTGTACCGGCATAGCAGCTTCCATGGGGGCGGTATTATTGGTAGCAGGAGCCAAAGGAAAACGTGCAGCTTTAAAACACTCACGTGTCATGATTCACCAACCTTCCGGAGGAGCACAAGGTGTTGCTGCAGACATGGAAATCAATTTACGTGAAATGTTGAAGCTGAAAGAAGAGCTTTACACCATCATTGCCGAACATTCTGGACAATCATATGAATGGGTAGAGAAATCTTCTGATCGTGATTATTGGATGCGTGCTGCTGAAGCAAAAGAATTTGGTATGGTGGATGAAGTATTGTCCTCCAAAAAAGAAATAAAATAA
- the clpX gene encoding ATP-dependent Clp protease ATP-binding subunit ClpX, producing the protein MSKINNKDTRCSFCGISKNDAQMLIAGDGAHICDRCVMQANEILAEELKQRKSKSLQTTLKLIRPLEIKEHLDQYVIGQDDAKKVISVAVYNHYKRLNQKVEKDDIEIEKSNLIVVGETGTGKTLLAKTVAKILNVPFSIVDATVLTEAGYVGEDVESILTRLLQAADYDVASAERGIIYIDEIDKIARKSDNPSITRDVSGEGVQQALLKILEGTVVNVPPQGGRKHPDQKMIAVNTSNILFICGGAFDGIQKKIANRLRTQTVGYKMREDDQEIDMNNLYKYITPQDLKTFGLIPELIGRLPVLTYLNPLDKETLLSILTEPKNALIKQYKKLFHYEGIELKFDKDVYQFIVDKADEFKLGARGLRSICEGIMLDAMFEIPTQKDLVVDNILHITLDYAKQKFEKSDIKKLHVA; encoded by the coding sequence ATGAGCAAAATCAATAACAAAGATACACGCTGTTCATTCTGTGGCATCAGCAAAAATGATGCACAGATGCTGATTGCCGGTGATGGAGCACATATCTGTGACCGCTGCGTGATGCAGGCGAACGAGATATTAGCCGAAGAGCTCAAACAGCGAAAAAGCAAATCTTTACAAACTACTTTAAAGCTCATTCGTCCTCTTGAAATCAAAGAACATCTGGACCAATATGTCATTGGGCAGGACGATGCTAAAAAAGTAATATCCGTAGCAGTTTATAATCACTATAAGCGCCTCAACCAGAAAGTAGAGAAAGATGATATCGAAATTGAGAAATCAAACCTCATAGTTGTCGGCGAAACAGGTACAGGAAAGACGCTATTGGCCAAGACAGTTGCCAAAATACTCAATGTCCCCTTTAGTATTGTTGATGCAACAGTCCTGACAGAAGCAGGATATGTGGGTGAAGATGTTGAAAGCATATTAACCCGTCTACTCCAAGCAGCTGATTATGACGTGGCTTCTGCCGAGAGAGGTATCATCTATATTGATGAAATTGACAAAATAGCGCGTAAAAGCGATAACCCTTCGATTACGCGTGATGTTTCAGGCGAGGGCGTACAGCAAGCATTGCTCAAAATCTTAGAAGGCACGGTAGTCAATGTTCCACCACAAGGCGGTCGCAAACATCCCGACCAAAAAATGATTGCTGTTAATACCAGCAACATTCTGTTTATATGCGGAGGAGCATTTGATGGTATACAGAAAAAAATCGCGAACCGTCTTAGAACACAGACTGTAGGTTACAAGATGCGTGAAGATGACCAAGAGATTGACATGAACAATCTGTACAAGTATATCACGCCTCAGGATCTAAAAACATTCGGATTAATTCCCGAATTAATTGGCCGTCTTCCTGTCTTGACTTATTTGAATCCGCTAGACAAAGAGACGCTATTGAGCATTTTGACGGAACCAAAAAATGCGTTGATCAAGCAATATAAAAAACTCTTTCACTACGAAGGTATTGAGCTGAAGTTCGACAAGGATGTTTATCAATTCATTGTAGACAAAGCTGACGAATTTAAACTTGGAGCTCGAGGTCTTCGATCCATCTGTGAAGGTATTATGCTTGACGCTATGTTTGAGATTCCGACTCAAAAGGATTTAGTAGTCGACAATATTTTACACATTACCTTGGATTATGCCAAGCAAAAATTCGAAAAATCGGATATTAAAAAATTACACGTCGCTTAG
- a CDS encoding AMP nucleosidase, with amino-acid sequence MKKNKEENSPITPGLKSKEDIVHNWLPRYTGRPLEEFGEYILLTNFSKYIHLFSEMHDNAPIYGEDKPMQSVTAAGITIINFGMGSPMAATIMDLLSAIAPKAALFLGKAGGLKKKNKIGDLVLPIAAIRGEGTSNDYFPAEVPALPAFALQKAISTTIRDHSRDYWTGTVYTTNRRVWEHDKSFKKYLKSIRAMCVDMETATIFSVGFANKIPTGALLLVSDQPMIPEGVKTVESDLSVTAQFVETHLMIGIESLKQLINNGLTVKHLKF; translated from the coding sequence ATGAAAAAAAACAAAGAAGAGAACAGTCCAATTACACCTGGCCTAAAATCAAAGGAAGATATTGTACACAATTGGTTGCCAAGATATACAGGAAGACCATTGGAAGAATTTGGTGAGTATATATTATTGACCAACTTTTCCAAGTATATCCACCTATTTTCAGAAATGCATGACAACGCTCCTATCTATGGTGAGGACAAACCAATGCAATCTGTTACCGCCGCTGGTATCACAATCATCAATTTCGGAATGGGTAGCCCCATGGCAGCCACCATTATGGACCTTTTATCGGCCATTGCACCTAAAGCCGCACTTTTTTTGGGTAAAGCAGGTGGATTAAAGAAGAAAAATAAGATTGGAGACTTGGTACTTCCCATAGCAGCGATTCGGGGAGAAGGCACATCCAATGACTACTTCCCTGCTGAAGTGCCAGCATTACCCGCATTTGCTCTTCAAAAGGCGATTTCCACCACTATACGAGACCATTCGCGAGATTACTGGACTGGCACTGTATACACAACCAATAGAAGGGTTTGGGAACATGACAAATCATTTAAGAAATACCTCAAGTCCATACGTGCGATGTGCGTAGATATGGAGACGGCTACCATATTTAGTGTTGGATTTGCAAATAAAATACCAACAGGAGCTTTGCTCCTTGTATCAGATCAACCAATGATACCAGAGGGTGTCAAAACCGTGGAGAGTGACCTCTCAGTAACAGCTCAATTTGTAGAAACCCATTTGATGATCGGAATAGAGTCATTGAAACAACTGATAAACAACGGATTGACCGTAAAGCATCTTAAATTCTAA
- a CDS encoding pyridoxal-phosphate dependent enzyme: MWYNNILETIGNTPLVRLNKVTRKLKGTILAKIETTNPGNSIKDRMAIKMIEDAEQAGLLKPGGTIIEGTSGNTGMGLAMAAVIKGYRCIFTTTDKQSKEKVDALRAFGAEVIVCPTNVDPQDPRSYYSVSSRLQNEIPNAWKANQYDNPSNAQAHYETTGPEIWAQTEGKITHLVVGVGTGGTISGTAKYLREQNPNIKIWGIDTYGSIFKKYKETGIFDKNEIYPYITEGIGEDFLPQNVDFDVIDLFEKVSDKDAALMTRELARKEGIFAGNSAGAAVAGLLQLGRNLRDQDLVVVIFHDHGSRYMGKMYNEDWLRERGFLKDEKLTANTILKKRSTQEIVTADVNQTVLETFNIMKTLNISQIPVTQLGMVVGKITESDILSALLDNPSLKSAKVQSISTKPFPFVNLNASIDKISALINRETQAVLVEDEYGRINIITQYDIINAISES, translated from the coding sequence ATGTGGTACAATAACATTTTGGAGACGATAGGCAATACTCCCCTAGTCCGACTAAATAAAGTAACCCGCAAGCTAAAAGGAACCATACTTGCCAAGATTGAGACGACCAACCCTGGTAATTCGATCAAAGATCGGATGGCGATTAAAATGATTGAGGATGCAGAGCAGGCCGGATTGCTAAAGCCAGGTGGTACCATCATTGAGGGTACATCTGGAAATACAGGTATGGGGCTCGCTATGGCTGCAGTTATTAAAGGTTACCGCTGTATATTTACCACTACTGATAAACAATCCAAGGAGAAAGTGGATGCCTTAAGGGCATTTGGAGCAGAGGTAATCGTCTGTCCTACAAATGTCGACCCACAAGACCCTCGCTCCTACTATTCCGTATCCAGCAGATTACAAAATGAAATCCCCAATGCATGGAAAGCCAACCAATATGATAATCCTTCCAATGCACAAGCACACTACGAGACTACAGGACCGGAGATTTGGGCACAAACAGAAGGAAAAATTACACATCTCGTGGTTGGTGTAGGCACAGGCGGCACCATTTCAGGCACAGCTAAATATCTGCGAGAGCAAAATCCCAATATTAAGATATGGGGTATTGATACATATGGCTCTATCTTCAAAAAATATAAAGAAACCGGTATTTTTGATAAAAATGAAATCTACCCCTACATTACCGAAGGTATCGGTGAAGATTTCTTACCACAGAATGTAGACTTCGATGTGATAGATCTATTTGAAAAAGTGTCAGATAAAGATGCCGCATTGATGACCCGTGAGCTAGCTCGTAAAGAAGGTATATTTGCTGGAAATTCAGCCGGAGCAGCTGTTGCAGGGCTGTTGCAGCTAGGCCGCAATTTGAGAGACCAAGACCTTGTCGTCGTTATATTCCATGATCATGGCTCCCGTTATATGGGTAAAATGTACAACGAAGATTGGCTTCGCGAAAGAGGTTTCTTAAAAGATGAAAAATTGACCGCAAACACTATTTTGAAAAAACGAAGCACACAAGAAATCGTAACAGCCGATGTGAATCAAACGGTTTTAGAAACCTTCAATATTATGAAGACGCTCAATATCTCCCAAATACCAGTAACCCAATTGGGTATGGTAGTTGGTAAAATTACGGAATCCGATATTCTATCAGCACTACTTGACAATCCTTCATTGAAGTCTGCGAAAGTACAAAGCATCAGCACCAAGCCATTTCCTTTTGTCAACCTAAATGCTTCTATAGACAAAATATCTGCTCTTATCAACAGAGAGACACAAGCTGTGCTCGTCGAGGATGAGTATGGAAGAATCAACATCATTACACAATATGACATTATCAATGCCATTTCGGAAAGCTAA
- a CDS encoding septum formation initiator family protein, with protein MERFLYAIRNKYLLASVAFVVWMLFFDRNDVSTQYGYQREKSNLEREKVYYEEEIANIKQSIKNVQNNPSEIQRIAREKYQMKRDQEDVYVIVEKVPEDK; from the coding sequence ATGGAAAGATTCTTGTACGCTATTCGAAACAAGTATTTACTGGCAAGCGTTGCGTTTGTTGTTTGGATGCTGTTTTTTGATCGCAACGATGTAAGTACACAATATGGATATCAACGTGAGAAATCAAACCTTGAAAGAGAAAAAGTCTACTATGAAGAGGAAATAGCGAATATTAAGCAGTCTATCAAGAATGTACAAAACAACCCTAGTGAAATACAACGTATCGCTAGAGAAAAATACCAGATGAAAAGGGATCAAGAAGATGTCTATGTCATAGTAGAAAAAGTCCCAGAAGATAAATAA
- the eno gene encoding phosphopyruvate hydratase — MSLIIDVRARQILDSRGNPTIEVDVTTQNGFTGRAAVPSGASTGAHEAVELRDGDKKKYLGKGVLKAVENVNTKIAKALEGVDVFEQNAIDKIMIDLDGTENKGKLGANAILGVSLAVAKAAAQESGQPLYRYVGGVNANTLPIPMMNIINGGSHSDAPIAFQEFMIMPVGAPTFSEALRWGTEVFHSLKKILHDRGLSTAVGDEGGFAPTFDGTEDAVETVLQAITAAGYKPGKDIYLALDCASSEFFKDDKYDYTKFEGKTGVVRTVEQQVDYLVELTEKYPIISIEDGMAEDDWKGWKLLTDKIGDRVQLVGDDLFVTNTVRLQQGIDQHVGNSILVKVNQIGSLTETINAVSLAQTNGYTSVMSHRSGETEDTTIADLAVALNCGQIKTGSASRSDRIAKYNQLLRIEEELGANARFIGKDFKFAPKKK; from the coding sequence ATGAGTTTAATTATTGATGTTAGAGCGCGTCAGATTTTGGATTCGCGCGGTAATCCTACGATTGAAGTAGATGTAACTACACAGAATGGTTTTACAGGCCGTGCAGCGGTACCTTCGGGGGCTTCTACTGGAGCGCACGAGGCTGTAGAATTACGTGATGGTGACAAGAAAAAATATTTGGGTAAAGGAGTCTTGAAAGCTGTTGAAAATGTTAATACCAAAATTGCGAAAGCATTAGAAGGTGTTGATGTATTTGAGCAAAATGCTATTGACAAGATTATGATTGATCTTGACGGTACAGAGAATAAAGGTAAATTGGGCGCTAATGCTATTCTTGGTGTTTCCCTGGCTGTTGCTAAGGCCGCAGCTCAGGAAAGTGGACAACCACTTTACCGTTATGTAGGTGGAGTAAATGCTAACACTTTACCAATCCCGATGATGAATATCATTAATGGCGGGTCTCACTCTGACGCGCCTATTGCATTCCAAGAGTTTATGATTATGCCTGTGGGTGCTCCTACTTTTTCAGAAGCGTTGCGTTGGGGTACCGAGGTATTCCACAGTTTGAAGAAAATTCTGCACGATAGAGGTTTATCTACTGCCGTAGGTGATGAAGGTGGATTTGCTCCTACATTCGATGGTACGGAAGATGCTGTAGAAACGGTTTTACAAGCGATAACTGCAGCGGGGTATAAACCAGGTAAAGATATTTATTTGGCATTAGACTGTGCTTCTTCGGAATTTTTCAAAGATGACAAGTATGACTATACTAAATTTGAAGGAAAAACAGGTGTTGTACGTACAGTAGAACAGCAGGTCGATTATCTTGTAGAGTTGACGGAAAAATATCCAATTATCTCTATTGAAGATGGTATGGCAGAAGATGACTGGAAAGGATGGAAATTATTAACTGACAAGATTGGTGACCGTGTGCAATTGGTGGGGGATGACCTTTTTGTAACGAACACTGTTCGTCTTCAACAAGGTATTGACCAACATGTCGGAAATTCTATTTTGGTAAAAGTTAATCAAATTGGTTCATTGACAGAAACAATTAATGCCGTTAGCTTGGCACAAACGAATGGCTATACTTCTGTAATGTCGCATCGTTCTGGAGAAACTGAAGATACAACGATTGCCGATTTAGCGGTTGCATTGAATTGTGGTCAGATTAAGACTGGTTCGGCTTCACGTTCGGACAGGATTGCAAAATACAATCAATTATTGCGTATTGAAGAAGAACTGGGTGCAAATGCCCGTTTCATCGGAAAAGATTTTAAATTCGCACCGAAGAAAAAATAA
- the carA gene encoding glutamine-hydrolyzing carbamoyl-phosphate synthase small subunit codes for MTNYSKLPAILVLEDGTVYHGKAAGKIGTTTGEICFNTGTTGYQEIFTDPSYFGQIMVTTNAHIGNYGIATEESESEQIQIAGLVCKNYNINYSRKMADSSIQNYFEEENLVGISDIDTRSLVRHIRSKGAMNAIISSENLDAESLKAQLAQVPSMDGLELSSKVTTKEPYFYGDEDAPTRIAVLDLGIKRNILRNFDHRQVYAKVFPAKTTFAEMESWKPDGYFISNGPGDPSAMAYAIDTVKQIVDAEKPMFGICLGHQILALANGIRTSKMHNGHRGINHPVKNIVANRCEITSQNHGFGVVAEDIKNSDKVEITHVNLNDESIEGIRLKGKKAFSVQYHPESSPGPHDSRYLFDDFIAMLK; via the coding sequence ATGACCAACTACAGCAAATTGCCTGCAATTTTAGTTTTAGAAGACGGTACTGTTTATCACGGTAAAGCGGCTGGTAAAATAGGAACGACCACTGGGGAGATCTGTTTCAATACCGGCACTACTGGATATCAAGAAATTTTTACCGATCCTTCTTATTTTGGACAGATCATGGTGACTACCAATGCCCATATTGGGAACTATGGTATCGCCACTGAAGAATCTGAGTCTGAACAAATACAGATTGCGGGGTTGGTATGTAAAAACTATAATATTAATTATAGCCGTAAAATGGCAGACTCGTCTATCCAGAATTACTTTGAGGAGGAGAATCTTGTCGGTATTTCAGATATCGATACCCGTTCATTGGTGAGACATATCCGCAGCAAAGGTGCTATGAACGCGATTATCTCTTCTGAAAATCTAGATGCAGAATCACTTAAAGCGCAATTGGCACAGGTGCCTTCTATGGATGGATTGGAATTGTCTTCTAAAGTCACCACCAAAGAACCATATTTCTATGGCGATGAGGATGCTCCAACTCGCATTGCCGTGTTAGATCTTGGTATCAAACGTAACATTCTACGAAATTTTGATCACCGTCAGGTATATGCCAAGGTATTTCCTGCAAAGACTACATTTGCAGAAATGGAATCTTGGAAACCGGACGGGTATTTTATTTCTAATGGGCCTGGTGATCCGTCGGCAATGGCTTATGCCATCGATACGGTAAAGCAAATTGTTGATGCAGAGAAGCCAATGTTTGGAATATGCTTAGGTCATCAAATCTTGGCTTTGGCTAATGGTATCCGTACTAGTAAGATGCACAATGGGCACCGTGGAATCAATCACCCTGTTAAAAATATCGTTGCCAACAGATGTGAAATTACATCCCAGAACCACGGATTTGGAGTGGTAGCAGAGGATATCAAAAATTCGGATAAAGTAGAAATTACTCACGTGAACTTGAACGACGAGTCCATCGAAGGGATTCGCCTGAAGGGCAAGAAGGCATTCTCTGTACAATATCACCCTGAATCGTCTCCTGGTCCACATGACTCAAGGTATTTATTTGATGACTTTATTGCGATGCTTAAGTAG
- a CDS encoding YwbE family protein, producing the protein MDGTNRANIRPGVLVNIILKKDQRSGVLTEGIVKDILTSSSYHSRGIKVRLTDGQVGRVTEVIDED; encoded by the coding sequence ATGGACGGAACGAATCGTGCTAATATTAGACCTGGGGTGCTGGTTAATATTATTCTGAAAAAAGACCAACGGTCTGGAGTACTGACGGAGGGAATTGTAAAAGATATCTTGACGTCCTCTTCATATCATTCTAGAGGTATTAAAGTTCGATTGACAGATGGACAGGTGGGGCGCGTGACAGAGGTGATAGACGAGGATTAG
- the rseP gene encoding RIP metalloprotease RseP: MGVLIMIGQVVLGLSILIVLHELGHFLAARAFGIKVEKFYLFFDAWGVKLFKFNFKGCEYGIGWLPLGGYVKIAGMIDESMDTEQLKGDPQPWEFRSKPAWQRLIVMLGGIIVNIVVGVVVYWMLAFSQGETNFDNQKLVNGVVPGIIGKEIGIQTGDKIIAIDGQKVVYFRELLSSKVLMGNTNLTIERNGELKDIHVPADILNAVADHKVAEFVQIRTKMTSVVQVVKGSEADKMGLEKGDSIINVNGTPVHFFDEFKGAIAQLASKPVELTVIRDGKEETLKGKVDTDGTLGFGFNFDYSLPVVTTEYTLAEAFPVGAKQAFSVITDNIKGFGKIFKGEIRADKALSGPVGIATMFGTEVDWVRFWSLVGMLSMALAFMNLLPIPALDGGHVIFLLVEMIQGKPLSEKFLEKAQMIGFFILLALMVFVFGNDIFKLFK; the protein is encoded by the coding sequence ATGGGAGTTTTAATAATGATTGGACAGGTTGTATTAGGCCTGTCGATTTTAATTGTCTTGCATGAGTTGGGACATTTTTTGGCCGCTCGTGCTTTTGGAATAAAAGTCGAAAAATTTTATTTGTTTTTTGACGCCTGGGGTGTCAAGCTTTTCAAGTTCAATTTTAAGGGATGTGAATATGGTATTGGTTGGTTGCCATTAGGGGGATATGTAAAGATTGCAGGTATGATTGATGAATCAATGGATACTGAACAATTGAAAGGTGATCCCCAACCATGGGAATTTCGGTCCAAGCCAGCTTGGCAGCGTTTAATCGTGATGCTCGGTGGTATTATAGTCAATATTGTTGTCGGTGTAGTCGTGTATTGGATGTTGGCGTTTAGCCAAGGTGAGACGAATTTTGATAATCAAAAATTGGTGAATGGGGTAGTTCCAGGTATCATAGGCAAAGAGATTGGCATTCAAACTGGAGATAAGATTATAGCTATAGACGGTCAAAAAGTCGTATACTTTAGAGAATTATTGAGTTCAAAGGTCTTGATGGGAAATACCAATCTTACCATTGAAAGAAACGGGGAACTGAAAGATATCCATGTACCTGCCGATATCTTGAATGCAGTAGCGGATCATAAAGTAGCTGAATTTGTACAGATTCGAACTAAAATGACGTCAGTGGTACAGGTCGTCAAAGGATCTGAAGCTGATAAAATGGGCTTGGAGAAAGGAGATAGTATCATTAATGTAAATGGTACACCTGTTCACTTTTTTGATGAGTTCAAAGGAGCGATTGCTCAACTGGCTTCTAAACCGGTGGAGCTCACCGTAATCAGAGATGGTAAGGAGGAGACGTTGAAGGGTAAAGTAGATACGGATGGTACATTGGGTTTTGGGTTTAATTTTGATTACTCGCTCCCTGTCGTGACGACTGAATACACGTTGGCTGAGGCTTTTCCGGTAGGAGCAAAGCAGGCATTTTCAGTAATTACAGATAATATCAAAGGGTTTGGGAAGATTTTTAAGGGTGAAATAAGGGCCGATAAGGCACTTTCTGGACCTGTAGGCATTGCGACAATGTTCGGGACAGAAGTGGATTGGGTGCGGTTCTGGAGTCTAGTAGGGATGCTTTCTATGGCACTCGCCTTCATGAATTTACTTCCTATACCGGCTCTAGATGGTGGTCATGTTATCTTCCTGCTTGTGGAGATGATACAAGGAAAACCATTGAGTGAAAAGTTTTTGGAGAAGGCACAGATGATTGGGTTTTTCATTCTTTTGGCATTGATGGTTTTTGTGTTTGGGAATGATATTTTTAAGTTGTTTAAATAA